Proteins from a single region of Primulina tabacum isolate GXHZ01 chromosome 5, ASM2559414v2, whole genome shotgun sequence:
- the LOC142546316 gene encoding mitochondrial uncoupling protein 5-like, producing MGVKGFVEGGIASIVAGCTTHPLDLIKVRMQLQGESSAAAAVQNLRPAFAFHGTTAAAHHIHLPPPPPPPSVGPVAVGLRIVQQDGAASLFSGVSATLLRQTLYSTTRMGLYDVLKKKWTDPNTNNLPLASKVAAGLVSGAVGAAVGNPADVAMVRMQADGRLPAAQRRNYKSVVDAISQMSKNEGVGSLWRGSSLTVNRAMLVTASQLASYDQFKETILEKDLMKDGLGTHVSASFAAGFVASVVSNPVDVIKTRVMNMKVEAGMAPPYTGAFDCAMKTVKTEGAMALYKGFIPTISRQGPFTIVLFVTLEQVRKLLKDF from the coding sequence ATGGGTGTAAAGGGATTTGTTGAGGGAGGTATTGCCTCCATTGTTGCAGGCTGCACCACTCACCCACTTGATTTAATCAAGGTTCGTATGCAGCTTCAGGGGGAGTCCTCTGCTGCCGCAGCCGTTCAAAATCTCCGCCCAGCATTTGCTTTCCACGGCACCACCGCCGCGGCTCACCATATCCATCTACCCCCGCCTCCGCCGCCTCCAAGTGTCGGGCCGGTTGCCGTGGGACTCCGGATCGTACAGCAAGATGGAGCAGCATCGCTTTTCTCTGGTGTGTCCGCCACTCTTCTGCGGCAGACCCTCTACTCAACCACCAGAATGGGTCTCTACGACGTGCTCAAGAAGAAATGGACCGACCCCAACACCAACAACCTGCCTCTGGCTAGCAAAGTCGCCGCCGGGCTCGTATCCGGCGCCGTAGGTGCCGCGGTAGGGAACCCCGCCGACGTTGCCATGGTCCGGATGCAGGCCGATGGCCGCCTCCCGGCGGCTCAGAGGCGGAACTACAAGAGCGTGGTTGACGCCATCTCGCAGATGAGTAAAAACGAAGGCGTGGGCAGCCTGTGGCGCGGCTCGTCCCTCACGGTGAACCGGGCCATGCTCGTAACAGCCTCGCAGCTGGCATCTTACGACCAATTCAAGGAAACGATCTTGGAGAAAGATCTGATGAAAGACGGCCTCGGAACACACGTATCGGCCAGCTTCGCTGCCGGGTTCGTCGCGTCGGTGGTGTCCAACCCGGTGGACGTGATCAAGACTCGCGTGATGAATATGAAAGTGGAAGCAGGAATGGCGCCTCCGTACACCGGAGCCTTTGACTGCGCGATGAAGACCGTAAAAACAGAGGGAGCCATGGCCCTTTACAAAGGCTTCATCCCCACGATTTCTCGGCAGGGACCCTTCACTATTGTTCTCTTTGTCACTCTTGAACAGGTCCGCAAGCTGCTCAAGGATTTCTGA
- the LOC142546320 gene encoding auxin-induced protein 15A, with amino-acid sequence MDIMKGKFLKSCTRKWRVMGQRIIPCVACDSCCKLSWWHLQPVEKIVPDDVPKGHLVVYVGEYKKRFVIKITLLKHPLFQALLDQAREVYAFTADSRLCIPCDENLFLSVVQCAKSPIDDFR; translated from the coding sequence ATGGATATCATGAAAGGGAAATTTCTGAAATCATGTACGAGAAAGTGGCGGGTAATGGGACAAAGAATCATACCTTGTGTGGCCTGCGATTCGTGCTGCAAATTGTCATGGTGGCATTTACAGCCAGTGGAGAAGATCGTTCCTGATGATGTACCGAAGGGTCACTTGGTAGTGTATGTTGGAGAATATAAGAAGAggtttgttatcaagattaccTTACTGAAGCATCCGCTCTTCCAGGCATTGCTAGATCAAGCTCGAGAAGTGTATGCATTTACTGCTGATTCAAGACTATGCATACCCTGTGATGAAAATCTATTTCTCAGTGTTGTTCAATGCGCCAAATCGCCAATCGATGACTTCCGCTGA
- the LOC142546317 gene encoding uncharacterized protein LOC142546317, with the protein MENGPMTLGSEDGTIDVERMLVEPEDGRISMDRVNCFREKIPKNDMDLDDFSCSFGGADSSLAREERDVPRVEVLDGIPSEVQVGYFQLKNEFSSMGEEYLLGIDFVESITNLNYGSSECLLTSVSDCPILASSADTDAPWKSDRFRIMEVHECQNDQLNICSSKLSDIPRYHELETLDENKSLKSPALCSLENIGNFCDFSSCSFQEVLSDEMDGSLSPSGEMYSSLKVEKNDEIWPPGPDVETNKLEGEDASAVIKTQARCTETLPIPKRSRKPTQRYIDELADPILRCSKRRHEISSSTGKGKCLGVQDNKKCHTGSKAMKFSAEETSVIAIQVPFGSIVQKECPKSPEHVTVRGSDFGYSIAKFKESHVTPQNKKKLDEVIATIHLKKRNDSVMVTSQKKRNGFVKESPPKKRVGSVTSGSQKRDDSLTAVHRKKKDDCFTSEIQEEASGRRKHHRLWTISEVRKLIDGVSQFGVGSWSRIKKLFFSTSSHRTSVDLKDKWRNLLKASGIHEQSEREGEKKRNMAWRPLPKPILHRVCELALMYPYPKGKKSKILHIHSDSPAKSTDITLSNYRRILRSINGN; encoded by the exons ATGGAGAATGGACCTATGACTCTTGGATCGGAAGATGGGACAATTGATGTTGAGCGTATGCTTGTAGAACCTGAAGATGGACGTATATCAATGGATAGGGTCAATTGTTTTCGTGAGAAGATCCCGAAGAATGACATGGACTTGGACGATTTTTCCTGCAGTTTTG GTGGGGCAGATTCTAGTCTCGCACGGGAAGAGAGAGACGTTCCAAGGGTCGAA GTTCTTGATGGAATTCCTAGTGAAGTTCAAGTGGGATATTTTCAATTGAAAAATGAGTTCAGTAGCATGGGAGAAGAGTACCTTCTAG GCATTGACTTTGTCGAAAGTATTAcaaatttgaattatggttCAAGCGAATGCTTGCTTACTTCAGTTTCGGACTGTCCAATTTTGGCATCTAGTGCTGATACTGATGCTCCCTGGAAATCAGATCGATTTAGAATTATGGAAGTACACGAATGTCAGAACGATCAACTTAATATCTGTAGCTCTAAACTAAGTGACATTCCCAGATACCATGAGCTCGAGACATTGGATGAGAATAAATCCTTGAAATCGCCTGCATTGTGTTCTTTAGAAAATATTGGCAATTTTTGTGATTTTTCAAGCTGCTCTTTCCAAGAAGTTTTATCTGATGAGATGGATGGAAGCCTGTCACCTTCGGGGGAAATGTATAGCAGTTTGAAGGTtgagaaaaatgatgaaatttgGCCACCAGGTCCAGATGTTGAGACCAATAAATTGGAAGGGGAAGATGCGTCAGCAGTAATAAAAACTCAAGCTAGATGCACGGAAACTCTTCCAATTCCAAAGAGATCGCGCAAGCCCACACAGAGGTATATTGACGAATTAGCAGATCCCATATTGAGATGTTCTAAAAGAAGACATGAAATTTCTTCTTCCACCGGTAAGGGGAAGTGTCTGGGAGTCCAGGATAATAAGAAATGTCATACAGGATCTAAAGCAATGAAATTTTCAGCTGAGGAAACTTCTGTGATAGCTATTCAAGTACCCTTTGGCTCGATAGTGCAAAAAGAATGTCCAAAGAGCCCCGAACACGTTACG GTGCGTGGTTCGGATTTTGGATATTCAATAGCCAAGTTTAAAGAATCCCATGTTACTCCCCAGAATAAAAAGAAACTGGACGAAGTTATCGCAACCATTCATTTAAAGAAGAGGAATGATTCTGTCATGGTAACAAGTCAGAAGAAAAGGAATGGCTTTGTCAAAGAAAGTCCTCCGAAGAAAAGGGTTGGCAGTGTCACATCAGGAAGTCAAAAGAGGGATGACTCTCTTACAGCTGTGCATCGAAAGAAAAAGGATGACTGCTTCACTTCAGAGATCCAGGAAGAGGCCAGTGGTCGGAGGAAGCATCACAGATTATGGACTATTTCAGAGGTTAGAAAATTAATCGATGGTGTCTCTCAATTTGGAGTTGGCAGCTGGAGTCGTATAAAAAAGCTTTTCTTTTCCACATCTTCCCATCGAACCTCTGTAGATCTCAAG GATAAATGGCGAAATCTTTTGAAAGCAAGCGGGATTCATGAACAAAGCGAGCGAGAG GGAGAGAAGAAACGAAACATGGCCTGGCGCCCTTTGCCAAAACCAATCCTGCACCGAGTTTGTGAACTGGCCTTGATGTATCCTTATCCAAAAGGTAAAAAATCTAAGATTTTACATATTCACAGTGATTCTCCAGCTAAAAGTACAGATATAACTCTGAGTAACTACAGAAGAATCCTGCGAAGTATTAATGGTAACTGA
- the LOC142546321 gene encoding 29 kDa ribonucleoprotein A, chloroplastic-like — protein MAMAASLHLLSVAPQPLSLHRSSSASAHPLFPPSCLKPLPKLTFPPSVEDYTHPTSRFIRNVMVSSDLDEGLEMGDEEDPSFSPELKLYVGNLPFSVDSAALAELFGRAGNVEMVEVIYDKLSGRSRGFGFVTMSTTDEVEIAAQQFNGYEFQGRVLRVNSGPAPSKREISSFGGRSRVGSSSDGTNRVYVGNLAWGVDNLALETLFSEQGKVQEARVVYDRESGRSKGFGFVTYNSADEVNNAIESLDGIDLNGRSIRVSAAESHPRG, from the exons ATGGCAATGGCTGCATCCCTCCACCTCCTCTCCGTCGCCCCACAGCCCCTTTCCCTCCACCGCTCTTCCTCCGCCTCCGCCCATCCTCTCTTCCCTCCCTCTTGTCTGAAACCTCTGCCGAAACTCACGTTTCCTCCTTCAGTTGAAGATTACACCCACCCCACTTCCAGATTTATCCGAAATGTTATGGTTTCATCTGACTTGGATGAAGGGTTGGAGATGGGAGACGAAGAGGACCCGAGTTTCTCGCCGGAACTGAAGCTTTATGTGGGTAATTTACCTTTCAGTGTCGACAGTGCTGCTCTCGCTGAGTTGTTTGGAAGAGCCGGAAATGTGGAGATGGTCGAG GTTATATATGATAAGCTCTCAGGAAGAAGTCGGGGTTTTGGCTTTGTGACTATGTCTACTACCGATGAAGTTGAAATCGCAGCTCAACAATTCAACGGATAC GAATTTCAGGGAAGAGTGTTGAGGGTAAATTCAGGGCCAGCACCTTCGAAGAGGGAGATTTCATCATTCGGAGGCAGATCCAGGGTAGGGTCGAGTTCCGATGGCACCAACCGTGTTTATGTGGGTAATCTTGCCTGGGGTGTGGACAATCTTGCACTCGAGACCTTGTTCAGCGAGCAAGGAAAAGTTCAGGAAGCAAGGGTGGTTTATGACCGAGAAAGTGGTAGGTCGAAGGGGTTTGGGTTTGTAACTTACAATTCAGCTGATGAGGTCAACAATGCCATTGAATCATTGGATGGAATT GACCTTAATGGCAGGTCTATTCGAGTTAGCGCTGCCGAGTCCCATCCAAGGGGTTAA
- the LOC142546319 gene encoding uncharacterized protein LOC142546319: MNHRNSPPPQLVIRHTTATQILKQTTSLFYSNLIAFLFLSSLLLTFRSNVHSASRYLSSLIDNDPSLKSLLSRLDLSAPARTHHRHHRRRGAFLHLSRVGTLDDDFFSGDSDFDRSLFHPSSNKFLPNATLVILSDFEPDYGFSNSNIDHGISYPKIVRPGGVSFKPEFRKNVTFLEEEERKFEGSRLDDGNAVVDLDFLIKGFELGRRDATSLFFLAGVLSAAYVYVVLAFIVTYTWVNGIIFLKVVDHLLGNSRSIFRTFWYGSNIGLKRLSGFILMKWAVRDAMAQLMGIYFFGEIEDQYVFFKVFLRMKFMPFANVAPWVIGHEWESAGFIVTWFLSDLMFGFIFAVDTWVAIVDSRMGGREIVKEGCSMLMALFYPAFVIRWLEAIICGSIGRWLLRRVCGDVFMLIFQSSMEVYFTMAWLVFYFAARHKDDSSAGRTFGRRELDGLLEVAR, encoded by the coding sequence ATGAACCACCGCAATTCGCCGCCTCCGCAGCTCGTTATCCGCCATACCACAGCCACCCAAATCCTGAAGCAAACGACGTCGTTGTTCTACTCCAATCTCATCGCTTTCCTCTTTCTCTCCTCCCTCCTCCTCACCTTCCGCTCAAACGTTCACAGCGCTTCTCGCTATCTGTCCTCCCTTATCGACAATGACCCGTCGTTGAAATCGCTGCTGTCCCGTCTCGATTTATCGGCACCCGCCCGGACCCATCACCGCCACCATCGTCGCCGCGGCGCCTTTCTCCACCTCTCGCGCGTTGGGACTCTGGACGATGATTTCTTCTCGGGTGATTCTGATTTTGACCGCTCCCTTTTCCATCCTTCCTCTAACAAGTTCCTACCTAATGCGACTCTTGTGATTCTTTCTGACTTCGAGCCCGATTACGGATTCTCTAACTCGAACATTGATCACGGAATCTCCTATCCCAAAATTGTTAGGCCTGGAGGTGTCAGTTTTAAGCCCGAATTCAGGAAGAACGTTACTTTTTTGGAAGAAGAAGAGAGGAAATTTGAGGGTAGCAGACTAGATGATGGTAATGCAGTTGTCGATCTGGATTTCTTGATTAAGGGTTTTGAACTGGGGCGCCGTGATGCTACTTCCCTTTTCTTTTTAGCTGGGGTATTATCGGCTGCTTATGTGTATGTCGTTTTGGCATTTATAGTTACATATACTTGGGTGAATGGAATTATCTTCCTGAAAGTAGTGGATCATTTGCTGGGGAATTCCCGATCAATTTTTCGCACGTTTTGGTATGGGTCAAATATTGGGCTCAAGAGGCTTTCAGGGTTTATTCTCATGAAATGGGCTGTGAGGGACGCAATGGCTCAGTTGATgggaatatatttttttgggGAGATAGAGGATCAATACGTCTTCTTTAAGGTTTTCTTGAGAATGAAGTTTATGCCATTTGCCAACGTTGCACCATGGGTAATAGGACACGAGTGGGAGAGTGCTGGGTTTATTGTAACTTGGTTCTTGAGTGACTTGATGTTTGGCTTCATCTTTGCAGTGGATACTTGGGTTGCCATAGTTGATTCAAGGATGGGTGGAAGAGAGATTGTGAAAGAAGGGTGTAGTATGTTGATGGCATTGTTTTATCCCGCTTTTGTGATTAGATGGTTAGAAGCAATAATTTGTGGATCAATTGGGAGATGGTTGTTGAGAAGGGTGTGTGGGGATGTTTTTATGTTGATTTTTCAGTCATCGATGGAAGTATATTTCACAATGGCTTGGCTTGTTTTTTACTTTGCAGCAAGGCATAAAGATGATTCTTCAGCTGGGCGGACGTTTGGGCGAAGAGAATTGGATGGTCTACTTGAGGTTGCTAGATGA